The genomic interval GAGGAGATTAATAGCTTATTAAAAGCAGCTTCTGAGCAAGAACCACTTAAAGGGATTTTGGGCTATGAAGAGCGTCCTTTAGTCTCCATTGATTACAAAGACGATCCTCGGTCTTCAATTATTGATGCACTCTCCACAATGGTTGTGGATGAGACGCAAGTAAAAATACTTGCTTGGTATGACAATGAGTGGGGCTATGCCAATCGGATGGTCGAACTTGCTCGTAAAGTTGCTCTAAGCCTCAACGATAAGTAGCTCTTACATTTTTAGACGCTTTTGACTCAATTTCGTATCTACTATACCTTTATGGCTTCTACAACAGCTTCTAGTGCTAATTTAAAGAATTATATTTTAGTCACCTTGGCTTATTGGGGTTTTACCATCACTGATGGTGCCCTACGAATGCTAGTCCTGCTCTACTTTAACCAAATTGGTTATACCCCAATAGAAATTGCTTTTCTATTCCTCTTCTATGAAGTCTTCGGTATTGTTACCAACTTCTTGGGTGGATGGATTGGTTCTCAACTGGGTTTGAAAGTAACTCTCTATACTGGTATTGGACTGCAGATTTTCTCCCTGGTTATGCTGTCATGGCTCAATCGGGATTGGGCGCAGTGGATAGCGGTTCTTTATGTAATGGTGGCTCAGGCATTTTCTGGAATTGCCAAAGACTTGACCAAAATGAGTTCTAAAAGTGCGATTCGGTTGGTAGTGCCTCAAGAAGCTCAATCATCTTTGTTCAAGTGGGTGGCAGTACTGACGGGTTCTAAAAATGCTCTTAAGGGTGTTGGTTTTTTTGTAGGTAGCGCACTCTTAGCTTCATCTGGTTTCGTGAATGCCCTATGGATTATGGCAGGGGGGCTGTTCTTGATTATGTTTACTGGGTTATTGTTACCCAAAGGGATGGGCATAATCAAGAAGAAAGTCAAATTTAACCAACTTTTTTCCAAAAGCCAAGAGATTAACATTCTCTCAGCAGCTCGATTCTTTTTGTTTGGTTCTAGAGATGTGTGGTTTGTTGTGGGATTGCCAGTTTTCTTACGAGGACCTTTGGGCTGGTCTTTTTATCAGGTAGGTGGATTTTTAGCTTGCTGGGTCATTGGCTATGGCTTAATTCAGTTCTTAGCACCAACATTGCTACAGCGATTTGGTTCCGGTCGTCCACCCCAATCAAAGACTATCCAGTTTTGGACATTGACGTTGACTGCAGTTCCTGCTGCGATCGCTCTTGCTCTTCAACTAGGTGTACCTGCTAATATAGCGATCGTTGGGGGACTTTTAATTTTTGGTGTAGTGTTTGCTTTTAATTCTGCCGTTCACTCCTACTTGGTATTAGCTTTCACTGATGATGATAAAGTAGCGCTAAATGTTGGCTTTTACTACATGGCAAACTCTGGTGGACGATTAGTAGGTACTGTTCTATCAGGATTGATTTATCAAATTTTTGGATTAGTAGGTTGCTTGTGGACATCTATGCTCTTTGTACTAGCAGCAGCATTAGTTTCTCTGAAGCTACCAGATCCTCAACCAAGCAAAGCAATTTCCTGGAAAGCTGGTGAAGGAGAGTAAATAAGGTAGGCGAGGACACCTACCCTACAAAAATATTGCAATCTTAAAAAATTACAAGCTCTTAAAGCCCCCCAATTATTCCTCCATCATCGCGTGTAATGACTACTGTGGAAGAGCGCGGACGACCAGAAGGACCGTAACCTTGACTGTGAGGCCAATTGCTAAACTCGGTTGGATTAGAAGCAACTGCATCATCACCTGGGTGCTGAATGTTGATGAACATGGCTTTGCCATCAGGTGTAGTAATGACACCAGTAACTTCACAGTTTGTTGGACTGGTTAAGAAACGTCGAATCTGCTTGGTATTAGGATCGGCACACATCATGACGTTGCTACCGATGTTTTTCCAATCTCCAAGACCATTACCTTCTTGGTCAGTTTGAATCCAGAGGCGACCAAAGTCATCAAACCACAGACCATCTGGTGCGCCAAAGTCGTCACCATTGATGTTACCAACATGATTTGGATCGGGATCGAGTCTATCGCCGCATTCAACAAAAAGATCCCAGGTAAAAGTGGTAGTTGTTACAGTTCGTCTATCCTCACGCCAACGGATGATATGTCCGTAACGATTGTCAGGACGTGGATTGGTAGCATCAATTGGAGGACGTGCGCTTCCTGCACCTGTGGAACCGTCTGGCTTATTGGAAGATTCTGGTGTTGTTCCACGACGATTGTTGTTTGTCAAGGTACAGTAAACTTCAATCTCCTCAAATCCTCCTATCCGAGGACGCACGGCAGTCCACTCCGGACGATCCATCATTGTCGCCCCAACTCGGTCTGCTGCTTGTCTGGTCTTAATCAGCACTTCCGCTTGGCTTCTGAAGCCATTTTCGGGTGTCAGACCGTTTTGACCGTAGACAAGAGGAATCCACTCACCAGTTCCATTGTCTTTGAATTTAGCAACGTACAAAGTACCGTAATCAAGCATATCGCGGTTGGCATTGCGATCGTACTTGTTCAATGGTCTGGCACAAACGAACTTGTAGATATACTCGTTGCGTTCGTCATCTCCCATGTAAAATGCTACGCGATCGCTTGCATCAACTACAACTTGAGCGCTTTCATGCTTGAAACGACCAAGCCCAGTACGCTTCACAGGTGTGTTCTTAGGATTGTATGGGTCGATTTCAACAACCCAACCAAATAAATGGGGTTCGAGTGGGTTTGTACTGGCATTGAAACGCGGATCGACCTCATGCCAACGGTAGTTAGATCCTGTTGCGGAAATTCCGTAGCGATTTTGTCCTGCAAGAATATCAGCTTTGTCTACACCTGAAACAGACTCTACATCCCCTGTAGGGTTTGCAAAATAACCGTTCCAGTTTTCCTCACAGGTCAAATAAGTACCCCAAGGTGTATATCCGTGAGCGCAGTTATTGAGAGTGCCGTATGCAGTATAACCGTTGTTAACCTTTCCAGTCTCAATTGAACCGTTGGGTGTAATGTTAAACTTCTTCGATCTCAAGAGTGCATCGCCTGCTGCTGGACCGGAAACGTACATCTCTGTATTTCCAGTGATACGACGACCATAAGGAGAGTAGCGATCGACACTCCACTTACTACCACTCTTGACAATTTCCACAATGGAAACACCATGAGCCGCTTGAGATTTCCGCACCTTCTGAATTATCACTTGCGAACCGGGCAAACCTTGCTGTGCAGCCGTTCCTGTTGCTGGAACAAAGGTCAGACCATCAGGATGCAGGATTTCTTCATGGGTATACTCATGGTTCACACACAACAAACCACGCTCCTGAGAGCGACCAAAAAAACCACGTTTCTTAAAAGGAAAGTAATGCATACCATCTGCATGCATCCCAAACTGCTGGTCTTGTGCCGCAGCATCCTGAGAGACATCGGATTTCCACTCCGGTCCGCCTGGTGCGATGGGGTCACCCCACGCAACCAATACTTCAGCTTTATAACCAGCAGGAACGCTCACAAGATCCTTTTCCAGAAGCCCTGTACTTGGGTTATTTAAATTCGGTGGGATGCTCTCAAAACCAATGCCACCAAAGCCGAGACCTTCTGGGATTGGTGCTGCCTCTACAGTGCGGAGAAAGCCACCAATAGAAACTTCGCCTATAACGGTAAGTGCTGATGTCGCTGCCGCCGTGAGTATGAACCGCCGACGATTCATACCCATGCGCCCAATCACATCAAGAATTGACTCGTTATTTGATGGGTTGATGGTGACATCATTTTTAGGGTGAAGGGAACCTTTCATTTTGATTGCTCCATGTAATGGTTTTAAGACAGCTTCTTTAAGTTCTTTTGTTAATGGTTACCTCGACTCAACGTTTATATGAAATTTCTTCTTCGTTGAAGTCTCCATTAACGTAGTACGACAGTTATTTCTTAGCTTTTCTAGTATTGCGATCGCTAAGAATTAAATTCCTAGTACGCATTCAAATAAATCTCATCCTTGAGTCCATAAATTCCTATTGGATAGATAAGCAAAAAGCTTCACCATTCACTTAATTGTTAGAATAGTTGCTTCAATAATTAGAATCCTAGATGAAAGTTAAAATTAATTCCTAATTTAGTTAAGCTTCGGTTAAAATATTCAAAAAATAAGTGTTTTTTCTGATTTTCCTGAATCTCTTAATTATGAGATAAACTATTTTTTTACATAAAAAATTGTCTGTATTTGACTTATAGAAATAGGAAGGGAAATACCCGTTCCCGATCTGTATTCATCACAGACAAAGTATTGTTTAAGTACACATATTCAGTAAATCAACACCAGTAAACCTGGTCACTGGTCACTGGTCACTGGTCACTGGTCACTGGTCACTGGTCACTGGTCACTGATTACTGTTACTAGCTCTTTTCGCCTCCTGCTCAGTTTGGAATTTGGTTTGTCTGCGTAACAATTCTGCAATAGTAACATTTGGCTCTGGAACTCCCTTAAAAGCCGTGCCAATTTCACCTTTATCATATTGAATTTTTGTCAGTTTATAGCCTTCATCTGGCAATGGAATATAACCTACAGTCGTTGCTAATTTCTGGGCATTTTTCAGATAAAACTCAACAAAAGCTCGCAATTCTGGTTGATCTTGAGTGGACTTTGAATTGATATAAATAAAGAGCGGGCGAGATAAAGGTTGATACTGAGCATTTTTCACAACTTCAGACGAAGGAGAAATAGAAACTTTCCCATTATCAATTGCTAGTGCTTTTAGTTTATTTTGGTTAGATTCAAAATACGCAAAGGGAATATAGCCAAGTGCATTTGGATCTTTGCTTATCCCATCGACTAAAACATTATCATCTTCACTCCCTGTATAGTCAGAACGACTATTGCTTTTATTACCCACAATGGCTTCATTAAAGTAGTCGTATGTACCAGAGTCTTTACCTGCACCATACAGTTTTAATGGTCGATTGGGATATGTTCCTCGTATTTGATTCCAATTAGTCACTTTACCCTGAGCGGCTTTGTTCCAAACTTTTTTCAGTTCTGCTACTGTCACATCCTTTGCCCAACTGTTTTGGGGATTCACAGCAACAGTCAAGGCGTCAAAAGCAACTGGTAACTCAATAAAAGCAACACCCGCCTTGACACAAGCATCCATTTCTTGAATCAGGATAGGACGTGATGCATTAGAAATATCAGTTTCACCCGCACAAAATTTTCTGAACCCGCCTGTTGTACCAGAAAATTGCACGTCAATACTTACCTTCTGCCCTTCTGGAGTTTTGCCAAACTCTTTAGCAACTGCATCTGAAATTGGATAGACTGTGCTAGAACCATCAATCTTAATCTCTTTTGAAGTGCTTGCCTGATTTTCTCCTGCACAGGCAGTCAAAGACACAACTGTAGCAGTTACAGATATTAAAGAAAGTCCAAGTTTCACTTGCCTGTTGAAAGCCATAGAGCTATTTATCCTTTACACAAAAATTTCGGGTTGTACAAGATAAAGCTTGCACGGCACTAGATTTCACAACGCTCATTCAGTTGCCCATCGACATGGTTTTAACAAGAAAGGCAGAAGGCAGAGGGCAGAGGGCAGAAGGGATTTATCGCTTTTGCCTGATACCCAAAGCATAGCTGCGCGACTTTTGGGAGCAAGGGGTCTAAGTCCCCCACCACGCATCTTTGATTTGGTGGTCAACAATAACGGTGCGGGTTTAAATCCCCACCTAATTGCTTTCAGCATAGCTGCCTTCGCTTTAATCCATCCCATAAAAGAAAAATGAAGATTTTTTGATTTGACAATCTGCTATGTCAAGTCAAATCAGTGTATTCTGTACATACTGTGACTCAGTAAATTCTAAAACTTTTGACGCTAGCATACATTACTCCTAAGTAGAGGCACGATCTTAATTATTTCAAAAAAAATTGATTTGTTAACAAAAAATTTACAAACAGAAACGAAAGTAACAGAGCACTTTTTATGTTGTCATTATCACAAGTACAGAAGATGCCAAGATCGCGATAGCGTAGATAGCTGATAAACTGAGTAAAAAGATTAGCAAGCACGCATGGGCAAAAATACATCTTTTTTGGGTGGCATTTTTCAAAAACGCCTTTCTTGCTTGGCTTTTGCCTATGCCATACCAATTGGTGTTTTAGGAGGTTTAATCGGTTTGGGTAGTGCTGAGTTTCGTTTACCAGTGCTTGCAGGTGTTTTAGGATACCAAGCACGTCAAGCAGTACCTCTTAACCTTGCTGTAAGTTTGGTAACTATTGCAGCCTCTCTGGCGGGCAAAAACAAAAAGTAGCGATCGCCCGCGCCCTAGTTAGTCACCCCAAGCTGATTTTAGCCGACGAACCAACTGCTGCTTTAGATAGTAAGTCAGGGCAAGACGTAGTGGAACTGACGCAGCAACTAGCACAAGCGCAGGGATGCCCTATTTTGTTGGTGACACATGATAATCGCATTTTAGATGATGTTTACTATTTGAAGGTTGAGACTCAGAAGATTCCATAAATCACCAACAATTAAAGCGATGTAAAATCTTGAGAAATTAGAATGCATCAAAACTGTAGTACCCGTTCTTTATTAGTTCACCTTAGCCCAAAAATCAGCCGTGACAATTTCACCATTGCGATTGAACTGTCCCCAAAGCTTATATAGTCCAGGTTGAGGAAAACTAGTCAGAAACCGAACCCGTCCAGGAGTTGTATCTTTTACCGCGTGAGCATGGATGTAATCAGCTGAGGTGAGTGAGGCGGATTGACGCAGAATTACCAAGTGTCCACGTTCCCCCATGTAAGGCTGCAAATCGGTGACAGGTTGATTATTAGCGCCTTTGAGATTGAACGTTACAGCAACTTCCTCACCCGCTTTGACCGTTTCAGTAGGTAGCTCTAAATTGACCTTGGTGCTGGTAAATGTTTGACTACGCTTGAAGTTTACGTCCGGGGAAGATGAACTGTTCCCTGGAACTTGGGTTTTGAGTGTCGAGACTTGAGCGGGTTGTCCAGTGGGTTTGTAGTCGCTAAAAAGTGTATACCCTCCAGATCTGGGCAATTGCGCTTTGACGGTAAAACGCCCGTTGCCTTCATAACGTGGATGCAGATGATCGAAAAACCGAAGGTCATCACTGACTACGATGAGATGCATGAGTTGTTCGTGAGAAACATCAAACTTGTCGATAGGTTTCTCTGTTGCATCTTGAACATTAATTACTAACGGGACAGGAGCATTAACTGCGACCGTTTCTGGAACCGTAAGTTTTGCTTGAATCGCTGCATTTGTTTTTGTGTCACTTGAACTATGCATCGAATGTCCTGCGTGACTTCCCACTTGTGTTGAATGCTTGTCGTTGTGCTGTTGAGCTAAAACTGCCGTTGACGGTTCTTGAGTATTAGGTGATGTCGAGCAACTTTGTGCAAATAATAGAGTTGCAGTAGTAGCGATCGCAGTCATCAATATCTTCATGAAACTTACCTCCTAGAGTGCAAATTCCTGTTTCAACTGAGCAACCCAAGTTTTGATGCGTTGTTGTGTTAACTCAGATTGGTTATCTTCATCTAGCGCTAAACCAACAAACTTACCGTCACGCACTGCTTTTGACTCCGTAAAGTCGTAGCCCTCAGTTGACCAGTAGCCGACGGTTTCACCCCCAAGTTCTGAAATCTTTTCTTCTAAGATGCCCATTGCGTCTTGAAAAGAGTCGGGGTAGCCGTTCTGGTCGCCAACCCCAAAGTAAGCAACTTTCTTGCCGCTAAAATCGATATTGTCTAGCTCGTCAAAGAAATTATCCCAGTCGTCTTGCAGTTCACCCACATTCCAGGTAGGGCAACCAATGATGATGTAGCTGTAGTTCTCAAAATCGCTCGATTCTACTTTAGAAATGTCGTAGATATCAACAACGCTATCGCCACCAAACTCTTTCTGAATAAGTTCGGCTTCCGTTTGGGTATTCCCAGTTTGAGTTCCGTAAAATAAGCCAATCTT from Scytonema hofmannii PCC 7110 carries:
- a CDS encoding PhoX family protein, yielding MKGSLHPKNDVTINPSNNESILDVIGRMGMNRRRFILTAAATSALTVIGEVSIGGFLRTVEAAPIPEGLGFGGIGFESIPPNLNNPSTGLLEKDLVSVPAGYKAEVLVAWGDPIAPGGPEWKSDVSQDAAAQDQQFGMHADGMHYFPFKKRGFFGRSQERGLLCVNHEYTHEEILHPDGLTFVPATGTAAQQGLPGSQVIIQKVRKSQAAHGVSIVEIVKSGSKWSVDRYSPYGRRITGNTEMYVSGPAAGDALLRSKKFNITPNGSIETGKVNNGYTAYGTLNNCAHGYTPWGTYLTCEENWNGYFANPTGDVESVSGVDKADILAGQNRYGISATGSNYRWHEVDPRFNASTNPLEPHLFGWVVEIDPYNPKNTPVKRTGLGRFKHESAQVVVDASDRVAFYMGDDERNEYIYKFVCARPLNKYDRNANRDMLDYGTLYVAKFKDNGTGEWIPLVYGQNGLTPENGFRSQAEVLIKTRQAADRVGATMMDRPEWTAVRPRIGGFEEIEVYCTLTNNNRRGTTPESSNKPDGSTGAGSARPPIDATNPRPDNRYGHIIRWREDRRTVTTTTFTWDLFVECGDRLDPDPNHVGNINGDDFGAPDGLWFDDFGRLWIQTDQEGNGLGDWKNIGSNVMMCADPNTKQIRRFLTSPTNCEVTGVITTPDGKAMFINIQHPGDDAVASNPTEFSNWPHSQGYGPSGRPRSSTVVITRDDGGIIGGL
- the fldA gene encoding flavodoxin FldA, which gives rise to MAKIGLFYGTQTGNTQTEAELIQKEFGGDSVVDIYDISKVESSDFENYSYIIIGCPTWNVGELQDDWDNFFDELDNIDFSGKKVAYFGVGDQNGYPDSFQDAMGILEEKISELGGETVGYWSTEGYDFTESKAVRDGKFVGLALDEDNQSELTQQRIKTWVAQLKQEFAL
- a CDS encoding PstS family phosphate ABC transporter substrate-binding protein; protein product: MAFNRQVKLGLSLISVTATVVSLTACAGENQASTSKEIKIDGSSTVYPISDAVAKEFGKTPEGQKVSIDVQFSGTTGGFRKFCAGETDISNASRPILIQEMDACVKAGVAFIELPVAFDALTVAVNPQNSWAKDVTVAELKKVWNKAAQGKVTNWNQIRGTYPNRPLKLYGAGKDSGTYDYFNEAIVGNKSNSRSDYTGSEDDNVLVDGISKDPNALGYIPFAYFESNQNKLKALAIDNGKVSISPSSEVVKNAQYQPLSRPLFIYINSKSTQDQPELRAFVEFYLKNAQKLATTVGYIPLPDEGYKLTKIQYDKGEIGTAFKGVPEPNVTIAELLRRQTKFQTEQEAKRASNSNQ
- the arsJ gene encoding organoarsenical effux MFS transporter ArsJ; its protein translation is MASTTASSANLKNYILVTLAYWGFTITDGALRMLVLLYFNQIGYTPIEIAFLFLFYEVFGIVTNFLGGWIGSQLGLKVTLYTGIGLQIFSLVMLSWLNRDWAQWIAVLYVMVAQAFSGIAKDLTKMSSKSAIRLVVPQEAQSSLFKWVAVLTGSKNALKGVGFFVGSALLASSGFVNALWIMAGGLFLIMFTGLLLPKGMGIIKKKVKFNQLFSKSQEINILSAARFFLFGSRDVWFVVGLPVFLRGPLGWSFYQVGGFLACWVIGYGLIQFLAPTLLQRFGSGRPPQSKTIQFWTLTLTAVPAAIALALQLGVPANIAIVGGLLIFGVVFAFNSAVHSYLVLAFTDDDKVALNVGFYYMANSGGRLVGTVLSGLIYQIFGLVGCLWTSMLFVLAAALVSLKLPDPQPSKAISWKAGEGE